CACTCTAATATGAGTCAATTATCTGCGCCTGTGTGTCGAGATAAAGAATATTCCATGCGAGACAAAATTTGTTACGACTACGATTTATGTTCCTGCTGTTTTGATCAACCGAAAAGACATGACTACAAAAAGATTAACAGCAATGTCAGTGATATGAGAAGCGTTTGCGACGCTCGTTTATACAGTTCGAAAAAAAGAAGTCGATATCATGGTCATTCTAAAGGTTTAAATGATTTCAACAATGCTGACCTTTATGATCTTATTCCAGTCAAGGAAAAATCGAGCCCCAAAGCTAGGAAGAAAATTGAATATGCTTCGATTGCAAGCAACAAATATAATGAAGTACGTCCATCACCGAGAACTCTACGACCTCGATTAAATCTACAGGCAAAAATGTATGATGAAAGTGATGGAATCAGTCATAGTACaagttttcataataaaaatcaaaGCCAGGATGAAATTAACGGTACATCTGACAACCGTAcggagaaaaataataatttaagaagaGGAATGTCTACCCTTTTATTTCGAAATATTGAGTCGCATGACGAGAATGTAAACGAAAGTAAACAAAGCACTGATACGGACAGAAACCTTGCTGAAATTAAAGATTTACTACAGAGTTTTATAACAGTAATAAACGAAAATTCGGCACATGGCGGCAACAATACTAAACTATCATCAAACAATAACAACTTACACGGGTTATCCGACACAAGTAACTATCAAGCAAATGCAACTACAAATCTTAATAATACCAATATAGGAAATACCTACCCTCACTATAACGTACCACCAGTTATGCCAATTTTCCCCAACAATTGCTGCTATCCTGTAATGCCTATTTATCCAGTCAACTATTTACAAAACGGATATCTGTTTCCTAATGTCAGTAACACCTGCAATTCAAGTGCTAAGGCTTCTAAACAACCCAAACGAAGTTCATCTACGTGTGATCATAAACATGAAAGTAATAGCAGTAGCGAAACTCACGAGCTTCTCAAAGAAATTCATAACTTTGTTACACAAAATCCCATAACAGTCAATAAGAAGGAAGACTTAAAATCAAAGCACCGACAATATTTTGTAACTAGAAGTGTTGGGGACAGTTCTATTGCTtcgaattacaataaaaaatatatgaatacgAAAAGATGCGTATCCAAAAGTTGCGAGGCTATTGGACGTGGGGACTCCTGTAATATCTACTCTAATACAAGTTTCTCTGATACAGCGCTCGAAAGGTTTAGCGTTGAAGCAACGCGTTCCACAACTGATTTCAACCCCACATTTGAAATAAGAGAAGTGAGTACTTGCTTAACATTTGGGCTATGTATTGatgttatgtatttttatattttaatgcacTATTTTTTCAGATAAAAACTAACAAGCTGAAGGATATCTTCACTCCTTGGAAATGGGGAAAAAAGAAGAATGACGTCTTAGACGAGATAAGCGAGGGTGAAGATATCATAGAAGAAGATATTGAAGAAAGGCCGCCTCCTTTCAGGCAGAACATCACAAACTATGCTATGTACAGTCAAGAATATTATCACCCACCTCCAATAAAACGTCAACCATACAAAACTATGAAGCATAGCACTCCAATGGCGAGTCCACGCTTTACTCCTCGTAACACTGCAAGAAACCACTCTCCATACTATCCCGATCATCCAAACATTCCTCCGTACTATCACGACAACCCCCAAACTCCTCCCTACCAACGTTACCACCCCGAAGGTCCCATGCCGCAAGTCCCATTATGCCTTaaagaaatagaagtaaaaaGTGCAGGGACACAAAGCGAGAGAAAAATGTCCCTGTTCAAAAAGTTACTAGTTCCTAAGAAAGTTAAAGTAGCGAGCGAACCATCGGAGAAAAGTAAACCACCGGCTAAAACCAAATCTGGTATTTTTAACTGGAAAACATTGAAGGAGAGCGCCAAAACTGGAGCTATTCCAAaagattttacttttaaaacccAACAGCAGCTCGCACAAGGAGATACCAAGATGAAGAATgcactaataaaaaaattgttttacaaaAGAAATCCTTTTTCGCCAAGGAATCTCATAGTCAAAACGCTCCTAGGGAACGACCCATCTAGTTATGGTAATCCACCTAAGTTGATTAAacctaaatatttcatttaagtgTAACAGAATTGGTTTCCGTTAAACATGTGTTCAGTTTTATGTTTAGTGTACATTCTtttcgaaaaatatattttgaaaatgcaaaatgtttttcaaatttttgttgGGCTCCTACAATAACATTATGTTTCTATTTTGCAAACATTCCTTCCACTAATATTGCAGTGAAATGGGTTGATAGTTGATACCCTACTTTAAGAAACTTCTTCCAAGTTATCCGTAATAAAAATTGGAAGCAGAATATTTAGGTGCgtgatatttttgtttaattttgtgtACTACAGGCATAGAAATACAATGCTAATTCGATGCTTACATATAAATTGAGTATAGCCATAGTATAGCTACCTCAATAAATCTATGATCaacacttttaattattgtactttTTGCCAATGCTTTGCCACTACCGACAGAAAAAATCGTCGATCAAAAATGACAATTTGTTGTTGTAATTTTTTGCTTTCGGTTTcgttcaaaataaatttaaaagtgatattaaaagtaaacaaaataagaaTATTGGAGTCAAGATTTGCAAGCTAACactgaataaaatttaaaaagtgtaCAAACTACCGATGAAGAAATCAAGATGAGCCAAGAAGATACTTGTAAACCAAGATTTAAAGGCATTGAAAATTTCTTACGACGCATAGCTTTTAATTTAGGTAAAacaagataaataaataaattttaaattatctatTGTCCTGTCGGCAACAACTtacgtattataatttataggaatttataataatgtattatgtaaacgAGGAGAAAGATTCATATACTTATCACATGCTTTTTAGGTAACTCTCCATCCCAGACGGAAGTAAAAATAATCTCGTGTATACCAATAGATGTCACCGATCTTCAACAGAAAATACTATTGCTGGAAAAAGAATTAAGTgatgccaaaaaacaaaaaagtgcAGCTaaacataaaatcaaaatcgatTGCAATAGATTAGATAGAAGAGTAATATATGACTCATCAGCAGCAAACCAGTCTGTAGCCATCTCCC
This DNA window, taken from Aricia agestis chromosome 11, ilAriAges1.1, whole genome shotgun sequence, encodes the following:
- the LOC121731937 gene encoding uncharacterized protein DDB_G0283697-like, with amino-acid sequence MTITTPRPRRRISSRTKKRCRNIKNFFCKALNTKSDTNNKNQSSPQISISDLKEKISSLETQLNKISKHCYSSTQINDCSDHRNKQTLPESKTSDRASHRHSNTNETKVLYRATSSHYEKTDASETSRRKMKNNDIMIHDTSETKYEEKKSKRPKVREMWQQEDEFDHCKKLTARHLAYNQNTIKERKKKRAIKEYQRAIKTEKQYKQPHKNETRYLDPSSSNSKKIRRRTVVDEDFISSIIKKQYKPTKMFDVQHSNMSQLSAPVCRDKEYSMRDKICYDYDLCSCCFDQPKRHDYKKINSNVSDMRSVCDARLYSSKKRSRYHGHSKGLNDFNNADLYDLIPVKEKSSPKARKKIEYASIASNKYNEVRPSPRTLRPRLNLQAKMYDESDGISHSTSFHNKNQSQDEINGTSDNRTEKNNNLRRGMSTLLFRNIESHDENVNESKQSTDTDRNLAEIKDLLQSFITVINENSAHGGNNTKLSSNNNNLHGLSDTSNYQANATTNLNNTNIGNTYPHYNVPPVMPIFPNNCCYPVMPIYPVNYLQNGYLFPNVSNTCNSSAKASKQPKRSSSTCDHKHESNSSSETHELLKEIHNFVTQNPITVNKKEDLKSKHRQYFVTRSVGDSSIASNYNKKYMNTKRCVSKSCEAIGRGDSCNIYSNTSFSDTALERFSVEATRSTTDFNPTFEIREIKTNKLKDIFTPWKWGKKKNDVLDEISEGEDIIEEDIEERPPPFRQNITNYAMYSQEYYHPPPIKRQPYKTMKHSTPMASPRFTPRNTARNHSPYYPDHPNIPPYYHDNPQTPPYQRYHPEGPMPQVPLCLKEIEVKSAGTQSERKMSLFKKLLVPKKVKVASEPSEKSKPPAKTKSGIFNWKTLKESAKTGAIPKDFTFKTQQQLAQGDTKMKNALIKKLFYKRNPFSPRNLIVKTLLGNDPSSYGNPPKLIKPKYFI